AGATATTGGTTATGGTGACACAACTTTTGTCCCATTGCACAGTGGGTTCTATGCACTCGAGAAATGTGGTGACTTCTCTGTTGAACCTCAGTGTCCAGTGAGCGTGGCTTGGGATTATAGTCGCCAAGATCAAACGTATGTATGCAAGCTTTGTTTATAAAACAGTTCTTCgttttatatattcttaacTTTTTGAGATATCTCTTACAATTTTGATCTCTTTATATAGGCTCTTATCTTGACCTATTACAACTTGAACTAGGAACATAACTTAATCCTAATCATATTGTTATTCTACTTATCTTAATGAATAACTTGTTCTCTAAGTAAGCTTttttgaagcttatccaacattctCCCTTGTAAGCTTCAAAGCTCCTTTGCTTAAGTCTTGAACTTGAATCAAATCTctcatctctttgaacttgatATTTGCCAGTGCCTTAGTTAGAATGTCCGCTTTCTGTTTTGTTCCGGGTACATGCTCAACGTCGATCAGCTCTCGTTCTACACATTCCCTAATGAAATGAAAACGCTTATGGATGTGTTTACTGCGCCGGTGAAGTACTGGATTCTTTGCCAAAATTATGGCAGACTTGTTATCCACACGAACCAGTGTCTTTTCGATCTTTCTTCCTGTGATTTCACTCACTAACTCCTGAAGCCAGATAGCTTGTTTAGCCGCCTCTGTTGCCGCCATGTATTCAGCTTCACATGAGGACAAAGCTACTACATCTTGTTTCTGCGAGCACCAAGATACTGGTGTATCTCCGAGACAGAACAAATGGCCAGTTGTGCTTCTACCGTCATCCGGATCAGTGTTATGGCTACTATCACTGAAACCAACGAGCTTCTGTGATTCTCCCCGTTTGAACATCAAGCCGTAACCTTGAGTGCCTCTTAGATATCT
The Raphanus sativus cultivar WK10039 chromosome 1, ASM80110v3, whole genome shotgun sequence DNA segment above includes these coding regions:
- the LOC130497778 gene encoding secreted RxLR effector protein 161-like; translated protein: MEFGLQFSKALDEPDIDATLYRRRIRCLRYLMHSRPDLAFSIGILSKYMHSPRKSHGEALTKVLRYLRGTQGYGLMFKRGESQKLVGFSDSSHNTDPDDGRSTTGHLFCLGDTPVSWCSQKQDVVALSSCEAEYMAATEAAKQAIWLQELVSEITGRKIEKTLVRVDNKSAIILAKNPVLHRRSKHIHKRFHFIRECVERELIDVEHVPGTKQKADILTKALANIKFKEMRDLIQVQDLSKGALKLTRENVG